ACCTTATTAAAGAACTTAGAGCTGAACAAACACATAGAGAGAGACACCTAGCGGCCACTGGCAATGGTGGATTCGATCAGTCGCATTGCATCCGCTTTAGAATCAGCTAAGGTAATTACTCGGGAGGCAGCAGCTGTTGCTTCGTCCAAGCTTGGCGAGTCTTCGTACACGCATTACTCGGAAGGCATTGCACCAGAGCAGCTTCGAGAGTTGCTCAACTCACGGAACTCGAGAGAGGTGAAAGATGGCTTACGGAGGATTATAGCGATTATGGCCTCTGGCGACGGCTCAATTGACGTGGAGACGTACTTCAGTGATGTAGTGAAGAATATTACGTTTGGCGACGCCAAGATAAAGACACTTGTCTGTATTTATCTGCAGAGATTCGCTGAGGGTGACTCTAACCTGGCACTGTTGTCAATTAATTCGCTGCAGAAGACCCTTACAGATGGGGATCCGGAAATCAGGGCGCTGTCGATTAAGGCCCTTGCAGATATAAAAGTTCCTTCATTGCACCCGATTGTAGTACACTCGTTGAAAAAAGCTGTTTCTGATTCCTCTGCAAGTGTGAGAAGCGAAGTATCCTTCGCTATCCTCAAATTGTTTATTGCAAGAAGCGATGAATTTGCGGACGAGCTTTTGCAGCTCCTAGAGCAGCTTCTTTCAGATGCTGACCCGTTAGtactttcttcagcagttgTTGTGCTCCACGAATGCTTCCCCGAAAGATTGGATTTGCTACATAGTCACTTCCGCTACTTCTGCAGTGTACTGCACAGGATGGATCCTTTCTCTCAGGCAGTCCTTATCACTTTACTCATACGTTACTGCAAGACTTTCCTGCCTCGTCCCAAGGTTGTTGATACTTCATCTGAGGCTGGTGAATCGATTCCATTGCCTAATAAGTATAACGAGATTTCGTTCCCAGTGTACGACGCTGAGATTCATCCAGACCTCGGCCTCTTTCTGAAATCATTAGAGAGACTGGTATTCTCCTCTAATGCCACTGTCTTGCTGGCGAGCTCAAAtgcttttcttcagttgGCTACTCCCATGcaattcaagaagtcgCGTCTCCCACAAGCCTTGGTCAGAGCGGTttcgtcttcatcgaacCTCGGCGTACAAATCACTCTTCTCCAATCATGCTGCCTGCTTTCCATGATAGACCCTACGTTGTTCCTCCCATATgtcaagaaattcttcgTTTTGCCCTCGGATGACGCTATGGTAGGCTCCTTGAAGGTAAGGATACTTTCCATTCTCACCAATGAATCCAATGTGAAAGTTATAGTGAAAGAACTGAAATACATCATTTCGAACTCTAAATCGCCAGCATTGGTAATTGCAGCTACAAATTCTTTGGCCGTGTGTGCTATGCTCTCGCCCGGCTGGGAAGCCTTTATAATAAAAGGCTTGATATCTAATATGgagattgaaaaacttCCTGCAGCAGTTTTAGGCTCTTATGTTGATGTGATCAGAATTTTAGTCCAGAGGAATCCAAAGCGGCACATATCCAGCATAATGAAACTTgtcaaagttcttgatgCCAGAAAAGCACTCTCAGATAACGCAAGAGCGAGTATAGTTTCAATCGTTGGTGAAATTGCTGCTTTTGAGTACAAAATTTGTCCTGATATTTTGAGGAAGTTAGTCGGTACTTTTGCATATGAAGGGCCGGAGACTAGGTGTCAGATACTTCTTCTATCTGCCAAACTTTTATCATATGAGATTGAGAGGTTCAAAGCAGAGCAACCAGAAGAGACTTATAACTTCAGTCAATCAAGGGTTGCGCAAATATGCCAGTACGTGGTGCATTTGGCGGGCTTTGACGAAGAGTTCGACATTAGAGATAGAGCACGAGCTATTTCCTCCCTTTACGACACAGGCAAGTACGAGATAGCTGCACTTTTGTTCCAAGCCCCAAAGCCTTCTCCCAAGATGACGTTGATAAGCGACGACGTGGAGCTGGGGGACCACAGTATACAGCATTTCGGTGGTTCCGGATTGGACAAGTGTGTGACGGCGTACTATAAAATGATTCCTTggaatgatgaagaaccCAATGCTGCTGATGATCTCAGAAATCCTGCAACACTGAAAGATTACTCGCGGTATACAAGTTCCCTATCGGGCAGCTTCATAAGTGCCTCAAAGTCATCTGGCACCAATCTCACGCAAGACTCTTCTGCCAGTATCTCACATACATCATTGGCCTCTCATCAAGGTAAAAAATATCGTTTACAAACGCTAGATGAATTCTTTTCAGATATTCCTTCGACTCGAACtacaaagaagaagatcgtTATACAGGAAGAAAGCTCGAGTGATGAGAGTGGCGAGACCGATAGTGCGGACGATAGTGAGGAGGATAGCACTGATCAATCAAgctcctcttcttcatcagtaCCAGTACATAACAATGACTAAGTAAAGCAATTTTCTATAAAACCAAATCCATCTCAGGTATATCAATATACGCCTCTCCTAGTGATGGGTAATAGGGAACCAAAGAATCTTGATGCTGAATGTAGACGTTATTATGAAGTTTCCAAAATGCTGTGCGAACATTCTTAGCTGGGTGAAATATTCCTGCCCATACGTAATTCATAATAATCCCAGGCCCAACCGCATGGCTGAGCGCCTCGAGGCCTTCTAATATGCGTGAAATGACGTGGGGAGATGTTTCAAAAATATTTGGAATCAGTAGGTTGAGAAAGTGAATGAAAGCGTCTTCGCAGCCAGACCCAGCGCAATTCAAAGCTATGTGCTTTATTAcatttgctgctgtttgcCTATGAACGAGATCTCGATCGGTTAGAGCATCTTCTATCAGAGGTGCGATAAGATAGATATAGTCTTGTGCCATCTCGCCGATATACTCGAACATGAATGCCATGGCTTTTAACACACCATTCTGAACGTTGGTTTCCGGAGTCTTATATTCATTCATTAGAGCCGGTAGGGTGGTGTAAGGTCCGCATGATTTCGCTACAATGCCTATTGCGATAGCAGAGCAGACGCGAAGTTGACgctcttgaactttcaaGTTGTTGAGCAGAGCAACTAAAACGTCTTGTGGTCCTATCGCCTGAGCTATGAACCCGAACGTTTCATTGGCGATTTTTCTAGTTGCCTTGTTGGGACTCTTAAGCAGTTCTAGCAGTTCAAAGCAAATACGCATCCATTCTTTGGGCGCGACGAATTCAGCGGCAGAATTAGCAATGCGACCTATGAGCTCTACTATGCTAAATTGCACCTTCCTATCTTTGTTTCTCAGGATGGGCGTCAAAGTTGGAACTATTTGATTGACAGGCGGTTGAAGCTTTGAGAGGTCAGAGCACAAAATCACGTTAGACATTGCACTTAAGATTGAACCTAAAACCTCGGGATAAACCTCACCTAATGATTCATACAGGATGATCGACAGTTTGTTGAGGGTATCCAGCTCATCACAGTTTTTAATCACAGGAGCAAGTAGTGCGCATAAATCAGCAGCATGCTGCCGTACTAGCGGGGACTTGTGTTTCAAATGGCTTAATATGGTGCTTATGATGGGTGACAGATAGGGTTTCATCCGTCTATCAAATGACGCCGCCACAGCTGCAAATCCCTTGAATATTCCGCTATCGTTGTTAGTTTGCTCCTGAAAAGCGATTAATAGAGCATCTATGAGCCTAGTTTCCAATCGCTCATCCAGATCGACTGTTCCAAGTAAAGTCACAACTTTACTAGCAGCATGCACTGCCATGGTTCTGAACGGTTCAGCTTCGTCTCTCAAAGGTTTAAGGAGATTTTCGATTATGCAAGAGGTTCCAACCTTCTCAGACATTACCGTCGTTGTATGCGTAACCAGTTTATTTAACTGGCGATCTAAAGCAGTCCGTCTTACCCAGAAACATTTGAAAAAGTCCGGCATCACTTGCTGTCGTAGATATTTGGGAGTAATGCCCTCAGTTTTGCAGCACTGTTGCAGAACTGTAAGCAcagctttcttcatttcGTCATCGGGAGAACTGAATTCCCTTTTAACCACTCTCATCGCTTCCCGTGTGTAGTAAGCCGCATACTCAGTATCCATCAGCGGTATGAGAGACCCTAACGCCCTGAGGAAACAGGCCAGAACTTTGCCCCTCTGCGTCCTAATTCCTCTCCAAAGTGGCTCCAAAATGACGTTGAAGGACTCAATACCGTATGGATAAGACACTTGGGCCAGAGTTGCTACTGTGTTGGCAGTTAGATTGCGAATTGGTGTGTACTCGTCTGTGAGACCATCCTTGATGCATTCGATAAGTCCTTGTAAGTGCGGGAGTACGCCTCGTCTTAGCAGGATGGCGGTTTGCTGAATGATCTTAATTCCTGTGTGGCGTGCTCTCCATGATTTCTTCGAGTGGCACAGTGCATCCAGAAATGGGATCAGACTAGCAACAGACAACGCTTTTGCCACTACCGCCATTGCTCGGGATGTAATGTTTCGCACATATTCATCTTCGTTATCTACATCCGGGCGCATTGCAGTAAGAATGTTAGCTAGACCAGCTGAGTGCGCTAATGTCCCAATCACTTCTCTTCCGGTTTCTCGAGCGATGGGATCTTCGTCAATCAAAAGTGGCGACACAACGAGGAGTATTCTTTGGGTATAGGGACCAACATTGCCTCCCAGGGCATACAGAACCCTTCCGACCACTTTGATCATGAGATTCCTTTCCTGGTCTTCCAATTCGCTGTCAAGAAGGACCGGTAGCAGCCTGTCGAATATAACTTTAGGCCCAAAATAATTGCACTTGTCCTGCAAGCTCCTCATCGCCTGCTTCCTCACGCTGGCGGTGCCATTTTTTATCTTGAGCAAAAGTGAAACCACCAGTCGCTCCTTCTGCTGGTCGCTACTAAGCTCATTCAACGGCTGAACTTGCAAAGCCTCACCAAAGTATCGATGGTCCgatggcttcaagaatcGCAGGCCACTTATCCCTGCGCTATCTGCCGTTAGAAGCTTATCTCTCAgttcaacttcagcttgCCTTGATTGGTCTGGCATCTGATATGCTTCCACATCCCATCTAGCTTTCTTAATCAATTGTTGATCGCCAGTATCCGTTTGTTGCACTTCTAGCGGCCTCTTCCCGCCCTTCTGTACCTCAGAATCCAGTTTTCTGTCAAATCGCTGTCTATGGTACTCATCCTCCCTCCAGGAGACGTTCTTGGAGTTCATCTTGCGGACCAATACGTCCTCCGGCTCCGCTGTCGACGCTTCAAGTCTAAAGCTTTGCTGCAACTCTCGAGAAATGGAATATTGGCCTCCCAGCTGCCTGCTGCCATCGTTTCCAACACTCATTAATGCCAACGTAGTCTCACTGCTTGATTTCCAGCCTTTACTTTGCGGTCTCTGTGGTATTTCAAGAGTATATGTCATAATCACTGTATAATTTCACTATGTAAAAAGGCTCGTTACTGCTAGCTACTTGACCCGAGCGTCGCTGCGACAGAAGATCTGGTAGAAGGGTTCCATACTGGCTGATACTTCATGAAGGGCAGGAACATTCTAGTGGTTCTGTCTTGCCTTCTTTCCTGGGTGGTTTGCGAGGCAGAGGTGGTGGAAAGCTCAGCGACGTTAGAGATTGATCAAGATATCGAGCTCCCAAAGGATAAAGGCAGGTCGGCTGGAACGTATGAGGAGAGCTGCGTCGTGAGTGGGCCATACAGCTCGGCGACAGAAAGCTCTTTAGTCGACGATGTTCTGCCTAGAGAAGACAGAGTTGCTCAGACGGAGGAAATGAAGCCTACTTCGATTGTTGTGGAAGGTAGAGTATCGTACCCatacgaagaagatctcgTCATTACGCCCTTGGCAAACAATTATCTGTTGAGCTCTTTCACCTTTAACATGCAGTCTGAAGACTTTAGCCCGGGAAAGTCTGCGTTGGACTACGACGAGTATGGACATTACACGGTTTTTCCCAAGGCCTTCAAACCCATTATGGATCTTACAAGCACAAGACAGCTTCATCTGAGGTTTACGAGGGGATTCTGGGATGCTGAATCCTGGGGCCGTCTGCCTCACGATGGTTTTAGATCCGGCGGTTCGGGAGTCGAGCTGTGGGCAGCTATAGAAGCAGACACGAAGGATGAAGCCTACCGTCAATGGAAAACGTTGGCTAATTCGTTAAGCGGGTTGTTTTGTGCCTCGATCAATTTCATAGACCGCTCAAAGACCACTTTCCCTGTCAAGTCTTTCCAACCAGATGGTTCATTACCTTTATTCAACAGCACAAAACGGCTGCATCTGGTACGGGCTGCCTTAGCTAACGAGCCAGTGTGTACGGAGAATTTGACCCCGTTTGTCAAGTTGTTCCCGACAAAGGGTAAATCAGGGCTCTCTAGTTTGTTAGACGGACATAAAGTGTTCGACTCATCGTGGCATAGTCTTTCAATTGATGTCACGACGGAGTGCGATGATGCAAGCGACCACTGCAGATACGCTTTAGAGGCCCATGTTGATGTGGTTATCAATGTCCTAGACGTTTTAGCTCGATATGAAAGGCCAATTCCAAGACCAGCCGCTAGTGACAGTCTTCGCTGTGATACTTCAAAACCTTTCGATGCTTTCCAATGCTTCCCTCTTTCAGACGAGACTGAAGTTTCTTTCAACCTGTCCAAAATATTCGGTAAACCCATAATGGGCTCCAACCTGATATCCAGTAGACCGTCCCGCGTCTGCGTCGATATCGCAAACGACTGGAACGCCTACATAGAAGTTGATGGCGTCTTCTATTCAACCGACGACAACTGTTTTGATCTCAAGGATTTGGTCAAGCAGAATGTTTACATAGAGTCTGCAAATTCTCTGAACGTGGTGAAATCTGGAGAACCTCCACTTTATATCAGTAGGTCCCTGACTGGTTATGGCCAAGATCGTGGAGGATTGCGTACCGTCTTCAAGAATCCTAGCTCACATGCCGTGCGGGCCATATACTTCGAGTCATTGCCATGGTTTATGAGAGTCTACCTTTCCACTTTGAAGCTAGAGCCAGGAGCTAATTTTCATGAGAATTTGACGTTAGAAAATGTCATGAATTCAACTTATTATCTGCCAGCGGTCGATCGTGCGCGACCAACGCATCTGGAATACACTATAACGGTGCCTGCAAACACCTCGTTTGCTATTTCGTATCAGTTCGACAAGTCGCTGCTGCAGTATGCTGAATATCCGCCAGACGCCAACCATGGCTTCGAGATTGAAGCGGCTGTGATCACTGTGATAGAACCCAGTCGGTACCAAATGAGGACAGCTCCGCTCCTATTACTCCTCTCGACGCCGGATTTCAGCATGCCCTACAATGTCATCATTCTTACATCGACCGTCATTGGGCTCATTTTTGGTACACTATTCAATTTGCTAGTCAAGAGATTAGTACCTGTTGAAGTGGCGGATAAGATCGAGGCTACTTCGGGATTGAAACACAAAGTCAGGAATCTCAGAGCAATATTATTGGCAAAGCTCAAAAGACCCACCAGCTGACGATGTCGGCTTACTGTAAGTGCCTATGTACCTATCCATATTTCTTAGAAGGGGTCCTCAAAAggatcttcctcgtcgtaATCGTCATCCTTCTCGAATTGATAAACGATTGCGCCACCTGTATTGAACGATTGAGCCTCCAAGAAGGGTAGCTCAACCTGTTCCTTCGCCAGTTTCTGCTTAGCGGAGGTTGTAAGGTTGAAAGTTGTTAGATCTTGTAGCATTTCCGGCGTTTCATTATCACGGTCTTCGATTAAGTCTGAAGTCACAATATTATCATAAGAGTGTGTTTCCGAGTTAATAAGAAACTTATATGACAACGATCTTCCTGATTTCCGGCGTGTAGTCAAAACCAACTGGAAAGTGTGGTTATTTAGCCCACGAGGAATCAAAAACCGCGACAGATCGTCCTTCATTTGCTCCTCCGTTGCATTCTGCGGAAGAACAGGTTGCACTTCCATCACAGTAGTCGCCATGAAATGCAGCAGCTCTATAGATTTAGGGTAATGTGAAACGCTTTCTCGATATTCCGGAACGTCTGTATGGTACACTCCCAGTAGCGTGGAATTTCGAGAGCTAATGCCGCTCACAAACTGACCAACATGGTTCGAGGAAATATAATTCATGGAATCTATCAGAACCATAGTCTTGCTCCCGTCTGGCACGTTTGTTGAAGGAAGGAATGTTCTTACAGTCTGCGTCAGCTTGTCCAGCGACAGGGAACCTGCGGCAATGAAAACGTCCGCATAGCTAGGTTTATCGACGGTTTCGAACGACACATATATTATGCTAATTTTCGAGTCCTCCTTGACGTTGTAGTGCACCTCCTCAAGCAATTTCCTTGAACTCTGCGCTAAGCTGTCGGCGATGAGCACAAAAGGTGATATTTCGGCTAAACTTAAAATTCTTTTTAGCAGTGTAATTGGATTGTGTCCCGAAGTAATCATTCTGGATCGATCAGAGCTCTAAATAGGCCAGATAGCTGATCTTGGCCAGCTTCTCAACATATTGCACATCTCATCGAGCTTATATTGACAGCTTATAGATTAAGCATCATAATCAACGAAGCACTAGCTCAGCAGCTAACAACATTAGCAGAGTTCGATTAGACTATTCAGAgctcaagatcttctcgGTTGCCATATAGTGTTCTCCTTGCTTCAACAGTGTTGACACCATCAAGTTGGGACTCATCGACTGTGGATATTTAACCGTTTGAGAAACCGGCGGTTCAGCTGCATGACTCCGAGCTGAGGAAAGGAAAGATCAGTTCAGCACGATTCAACACGATATTTCAGGATGCCAGTTGTATACGGTCCTCAGCCGCTGAAGCCGTTGAACTCAGAGACCAGACACGGATTTGAGGAGCAATATAATAGTGAACAATTCCTACAATCTTTGGCAAATGACTTCATATTCTACTTCGATGACAAGAGACATAGAACGAATGGGAACCCTACACccgaggaagagaagcaggAAGACGCGAATCATTACTATCAGCCGATTCAGGACTGGAAAATTATGAAAGATCGGCAAAAAACGGTCAGTGCAGCGTTATTGCTGTGCCTAAACCTGGGGGTTGATCCTCCAGATGTTATCAAGACGCATCCTTGCGCTAGAACGGAGGCCTGGGTTGATCCTTTGAACTTTCAGGactccaagaaagccatcgaGCAGATAGGCAAGAACCTGCAGTCGCAATACGAGACCTTGTCACTTAGAACACGATACAAGCAAAGTCTGGATCCCTGTGTGGAGGATGTGAAAAGGTTTTGCAACTCTTTGAGACGTACTTCCAAAGATGATAGGATATTGTTCCACTATAATGGGCACGGCGTGCCGCAGCCCACACCCTCGGGCGAGATTTGGGTCTTCAATCGAGGTTACACTCAGTATATTCCTGTATCTCTGTATGATTTGCAGACGTGGCTCGGAGCTCCGTGTATCTACGTCTACGATTGCAATAGTGCGGGAAACATCGTTACGAATTTTCAGAAGTTTGTTCAAAAGCGAATAAGagatgaggaggagggGATACCGAACGCAGCTGCTCCATCTCGCGCTTCTGCATATGCCGAATGCTTTCAATTGGCATCATGTAGATCGAATGAGCTACTGCTGTTGAGTCCGGAATTGCCTGCAGATCTTTTCACATGTTGTCTGACTTGTCCCATCGAGATAAGTGTGCGGGTATTCCTGATGCAGTCTCCCTTGAAGGATTCAAAGTAcagaatcttcttcgagagtTCCACTGGTGACAGCCCTGACGACTCCCAGCAGCCTTATGTCTGCAATACCCCTAGCGTTAATATACCAGGAGTTCTCTCGGACAGGCGAACGCCTTTAGGGGAGCTAAATTGGATCTTTACAGCTATCACTGACACAATAGCGTGGACGTCGTTGCCTAGACCTCTATTCAAAAAACTATTCAGGCATGATCTCATGGTGGCAGCCCTGTTTCgaaattttcttctggctAAGAGAATAATGCCATGGTATAATTGCCATCCGGTTTCAGACCCTGAACTTCCCGATAGCATTGCAGATCATCCGATGTGGAAATCATGGGATTTGGCGCTCGATGAAGTTCTCAATAAACTAGTTGATGACCTGAAAAATGCACCTGCGACATCAGATTTGGAAAGTAAGATGATTTTACAGCAACAGGAAAGTTTGCAAAATCAACAGCCTAATCAACAACAGGAGCTGAAATCGGGGAGTATACAGGGCCACTCGAGATTTGCCGTCGCCAATTTGAGCACCATGTCTCTAGCTAGCCATCCAGCAATTGCATCCACGCCAAAAAAATCATCAGCCAATCTGCAGTTGACTCAACCGCAGCCAGCTCCACAACAGCAATTTACTGGATTCTTTGAACAGAATCTAACCGCTTTTGAACTTTGGCTGAAATATGCATCAAACACAAGACATCCACCCGAACAGCTGCCGATAGTATTGCAGGTGCTCCTCTCTCAAGTGCATAGAATACGTGCGTTAGTTTTACTATcgagatttcttgatttaGGGCCTTGGGCTGTGTATTTGTCCCTTTCTATCGGCATATTCCCCTACGTTCTGAAGCTGCTTCAAAGCCCTGCACCAGAGCTGAAGCCAATTCTAGTGTTTATCTGGGCTAGAATAATGTCAATTGACTATAAGAACACACAGGCAGAATTGATGAAGGAGAAAGGATACATGTATTTCGTTTCCGTGCTGGTACCAGATTTCGGTTTACATATGTCGCCTACAAGTGGTGCCTCGTTGAACAGCGGTTCGCCACTAACCATGACCGCTTCACCTAATGTTAATGCTCCTAGGGGTGACGCAtatcatcagcagcagcaggccAACGCCGCTTTGACAGGACTCTATCACTCTAGTGACACCACCGACGAGCAAAAGGCCATGTCAGTCTTTGTGCTATCTTCATTTGTAAGAGATTTTCCACTAGGACAGAAAAACTGTTTCAGCCTGGAGCTGATTAATAAACTGTGCTTCTACATTGACAACTCCGAGGTCCCTCTATTGCGACAATGGTGTATTATCTTCATCGGGCAGTGCTGCTCTCAAAATCCCCTTAACCGTTTTATATGCATGACTGCAGGGATAATCGATGCTTTAATTCgctctttgaaggatcCAGTTCCAGAAGTAAGGGCGGCAACATTATTAGCTCTGAAACATTTCATCTCTGACATAGACGATGCAGACCACATTCTCAAGCTTCAGCAGGGCTTGGAGCAGCAATATCAGCAGCTGCAAACACAGCTCCAACAATTACGGGGTTCAGGTCATCAACAGCAATCGCAGCCTCCAGATCATCCGCTGCTAaaaattgaacagcaaaTACAGCATTGTCAAGCTATGCAGTTGCAGGTGCAGAATATCGATTCAAGGAAGCTCAAAATGCAAGAAATATCCAATCTCGTCTCTGTGTTGGGGC
Above is a genomic segment from Torulaspora globosa chromosome 1, complete sequence containing:
- the APL6 gene encoding AP-3 complex subunit beta (ancestral locus Anc_5.45) — protein: MVDSISRIASALESAKVITREAAAVASSKLGESSYTHYSEGIAPEQLRELLNSRNSREVKDGLRRIIAIMASGDGSIDVETYFSDVVKNITFGDAKIKTLVCIYLQRFAEGDSNLALLSINSLQKTLTDGDPEIRALSIKALADIKVPSLHPIVVHSLKKAVSDSSASVRSEVSFAILKLFIARSDEFADELLQLLEQLLSDADPLVLSSAVVVLHECFPERLDLLHSHFRYFCSVLHRMDPFSQAVLITLLIRYCKTFLPRPKVVDTSSEAGESIPLPNKYNEISFPVYDAEIHPDLGLFLKSLERLVFSSNATVLLASSNAFLQLATPMQFKKSRLPQALVRAVSSSSNLGVQITLLQSCCLLSMIDPTLFLPYVKKFFVLPSDDAMVGSLKVRILSILTNESNVKVIVKELKYIISNSKSPALVIAATNSLAVCAMLSPGWEAFIIKGLISNMEIEKLPAAVLGSYVDVIRILVQRNPKRHISSIMKLVKVLDARKALSDNARASIVSIVGEIAAFEYKICPDILRKLVGTFAYEGPETRCQILLLSAKLLSYEIERFKAEQPEETYNFSQSRVAQICQYVVHLAGFDEEFDIRDRARAISSLYDTGKYEIAALLFQAPKPSPKMTLISDDVELGDHSIQHFGGSGLDKCVTAYYKMIPWNDEEPNAADDLRNPATLKDYSRYTSSLSGSFISASKSSGTNLTQDSSASISHTSLASHQGKKYRLQTLDEFFSDIPSTRTTKKKIVIQEESSSDESGETDSADDSEEDSTDQSSSSSSSVPVHNND
- the HSH155 gene encoding U2 snRNP complex subunit HSH155 (ancestral locus Anc_5.46); the encoded protein is MTYTLEIPQRPQSKGWKSSSETTLALMSVGNDGSRQLGGQYSISRELQQSFRLEASTAEPEDVLVRKMNSKNVSWREDEYHRQRFDRKLDSEVQKGGKRPLEVQQTDTGDQQLIKKARWDVEAYQMPDQSRQAEVELRDKLLTADSAGISGLRFLKPSDHRYFGEALQVQPLNELSSDQQKERLVVSLLLKIKNGTASVRKQAMRSLQDKCNYFGPKVIFDRLLPVLLDSELEDQERNLMIKVVGRVLYALGGNVGPYTQRILLVVSPLLIDEDPIARETGREVIGTLAHSAGLANILTAMRPDVDNEDEYVRNITSRAMAVVAKALSVASLIPFLDALCHSKKSWRARHTGIKIIQQTAILLRRGVLPHLQGLIECIKDGLTDEYTPIRNLTANTVATLAQVSYPYGIESFNVILEPLWRGIRTQRGKVLACFLRALGSLIPLMDTEYAAYYTREAMRVVKREFSSPDDEMKKAVLTVLQQCCKTEGITPKYLRQQVMPDFFKCFWVRRTALDRQLNKLVTHTTTVMSEKVGTSCIIENLLKPLRDEAEPFRTMAVHAASKVVTLLGTVDLDERLETRLIDALLIAFQEQTNNDSGIFKGFAAVAASFDRRMKPYLSPIISTILSHLKHKSPLVRQHAADLCALLAPVIKNCDELDTLNKLSIILYESLGEVYPEVLGSILSAMSNVILCSDLSKLQPPVNQIVPTLTPILRNKDRKVQFSIVELIGRIANSAAEFVAPKEWMRICFELLELLKSPNKATRKIANETFGFIAQAIGPQDVLVALLNNLKVQERQLRVCSAIAIGIVAKSCGPYTTLPALMNEYKTPETNVQNGVLKAMAFMFEYIGEMAQDYIYLIAPLIEDALTDRDLVHRQTAANVIKHIALNCAGSGCEDAFIHFLNLLIPNIFETSPHVISRILEGLEALSHAVGPGIIMNYVWAGIFHPAKNVRTAFWKLHNNVYIQHQDSLVPYYPSLGEAYIDIPEMDLVL
- the GPI16 gene encoding GPI-anchor transamidase subunit GPI16 (ancestral locus Anc_5.47); amino-acid sequence: MKGRNILVVLSCLLSWVVCEAEVVESSATLEIDQDIELPKDKGRSAGTYEESCVVSGPYSSATESSLVDDVLPREDRVAQTEEMKPTSIVVEGRVSYPYEEDLVITPLANNYLLSSFTFNMQSEDFSPGKSALDYDEYGHYTVFPKAFKPIMDLTSTRQLHLRFTRGFWDAESWGRLPHDGFRSGGSGVELWAAIEADTKDEAYRQWKTLANSLSGLFCASINFIDRSKTTFPVKSFQPDGSLPLFNSTKRLHLVRAALANEPVCTENLTPFVKLFPTKGKSGLSSLLDGHKVFDSSWHSLSIDVTTECDDASDHCRYALEAHVDVVINVLDVLARYERPIPRPAASDSLRCDTSKPFDAFQCFPLSDETEVSFNLSKIFGKPIMGSNLISSRPSRVCVDIANDWNAYIEVDGVFYSTDDNCFDLKDLVKQNVYIESANSLNVVKSGEPPLYISRSLTGYGQDRGGLRTVFKNPSSHAVRAIYFESLPWFMRVYLSTLKLEPGANFHENLTLENVMNSTYYLPAVDRARPTHLEYTITVPANTSFAISYQFDKSLLQYAEYPPDANHGFEIEAAVITVIEPSRYQMRTAPLLLLLSTPDFSMPYNVIILTSTVIGLIFGTLFNLLVKRLVPVEVADKIEATSGLKHKVRNLRAILLAKLKRPTS
- the IKI1 gene encoding Elongator subunit IKI1 (ancestral locus Anc_5.48) → MITSGHNPITLLKRILSLAEISPFVLIADSLAQSSRKLLEEVHYNVKEDSKISIIYVSFETVDKPSYADVFIAAGSLSLDKLTQTVRTFLPSTNVPDGSKTMVLIDSMNYISSNHVGQFVSGISSRNSTLLGVYHTDVPEYRESVSHYPKSIELLHFMATTVMEVQPVLPQNATEEQMKDDLSRFLIPRGLNNHTFQLVLTTRRKSGRSLSYKFLINSETHSYDNIVTSDLIEDRDNETPEMLQDLTTFNLTTSAKQKLAKEQVELPFLEAQSFNTGGAIVYQFEKDDDYDEEDPFEDPF